The Pseudomonadales bacterium genome has a window encoding:
- a CDS encoding adenosine kinase encodes MAKYDIYGVGAALVDTEIEVSDQFLLDASIDKGVMTLVDESRQHELMQLLQNHLVASKRASGGSAANSIIAASYLGASTFYSCKVGNDENGAFYLADLDAAGVAASKAHSTADGITGKCLVMITADAERSMNTYLGISETLAIDNLSPEAIKDSAWVYIEGYLVTSDNCRAAAIRAREVAESHGVKTALSLSDPGMVEFFGDGLKAMLGDGVDLLFCNEEEAKGFANSDKLEDAVSALKTVAKCFAITLGKQGALLFDGQSLIQIDPYTVDAIDTNGAGDAFAGAFLYAISQDYDFATAGKLASYVSAQVVSQFGPRLDQAGYLEALATIQSPATA; translated from the coding sequence ATGGCCAAGTATGATATTTATGGCGTAGGTGCAGCATTAGTCGATACTGAAATTGAAGTCTCAGATCAATTTTTACTCGATGCCTCAATAGATAAGGGCGTGATGACGCTAGTTGACGAATCTCGTCAGCATGAGCTGATGCAGTTGCTGCAAAATCATCTTGTTGCCTCGAAGCGCGCCTCAGGCGGTTCGGCGGCTAATTCTATTATTGCAGCCAGCTACTTAGGTGCCTCAACGTTTTATAGCTGTAAAGTTGGCAATGATGAGAATGGCGCTTTTTACTTGGCGGATCTAGACGCAGCTGGGGTTGCCGCCAGCAAAGCGCATTCAACCGCGGACGGTATTACCGGTAAATGCTTAGTGATGATTACTGCAGATGCAGAGCGTAGTATGAACACCTATCTTGGCATTAGCGAAACTTTAGCAATTGATAACTTAAGCCCTGAGGCTATAAAAGATTCAGCTTGGGTTTATATTGAAGGCTATTTAGTAACTTCTGATAACTGTCGCGCTGCTGCGATACGTGCCAGAGAAGTCGCTGAGTCGCATGGTGTGAAAACTGCCTTAAGCTTGTCGGATCCTGGCATGGTTGAGTTTTTTGGCGACGGTTTAAAAGCCATGCTAGGTGATGGCGTGGATTTACTCTTCTGCAACGAGGAAGAAGCAAAAGGCTTTGCCAACAGTGATAAGCTTGAAGATGCTGTGTCAGCGTTAAAGACGGTGGCAAAATGCTTTGCCATTACGCTTGGCAAGCAGGGGGCTTTATTATTTGATGGCCAGTCCTTAATTCAGATTGATCCTTACACGGTTGATGCGATTGATACTAACGGTGCCGGTGACGCATTTGCTGGTGCCTTTTTATATGCCATCAGCCAAGATTATGACTTTGCCACAGCCGGTAAGTTAGCATCCTATGTGTCGGCGCAGGTAGTGAGCCAATTTGGCCCTCGATTGGACCAGGCGGGCTACCTTGAGGCTTTGGCAACGATTCAATCACCGGCCACGGCATAA
- a CDS encoding transglycosylase domain-containing protein — MLKNLPNRACCLKLLLTLFVVCLFALAYLDAWLMEKLAQSEYAQASKVYAKSVELYDRKNLSRETIIEQLRLSGYRQGKHPQHASFWSDGGLLHISNPRFSWWDGEKPAHQGTVSFNPSASAIKRVQSSIQNGYIRILPIEIGRLDADSATDRIKLSFEQIPKPLIQALLATEDRGFYQHIGVSPSAILRALYQNLKAGHVVQGGSTITQQLAKNYFLTDGQFYWRKIIEAIMALLIEVRLDKEAILTAYVNEVFVAQDGPRAIHGFGLASQYLFGQPINQLNLSQAALLVAMLKGPSRYNPVRNPELAIQRRNLVLQLMQQQGFITADAAQLAQQQTLKLANSQRFRQSAPAYLDLVKRQLKRDYSQEDLSSQGLRIFTHLDPIWQQRAQTALSKAAARLNQPDAASASPQTINGAVVTVDFHTGDVLAVVGDSQPRRAGFNRALDARRQIGSLIKPAVVVQALQQGISLNQLIDDSPLTIATPSGPWQPENFDQRFHGQVSLYQALAQSYNVAFARLANKLGVAGLAKTLRALGVQGTIPEVPALSLGAVDLSPIDVAQMYATIASDGFYTPLKSIHSVRNNDGQALQRVRLDLQQRFKPSLMYQTQFAMQAVIHDGTAKRVQPMLSTRQQWAGKTGTSSAQRDSWFAGFNRQRLSVVWLGNDSNQSLALTGSTGALPIWAEIMRHDRRIDTAKPAPKDIQHYWIDRSSGLLSRQDCDDAIYMPISRGNEPKQTVKCTIKGKTKKNWFLQWFL, encoded by the coding sequence ATGTTGAAAAATTTACCCAACCGCGCATGCTGCCTCAAGCTGTTGCTAACGCTATTTGTAGTTTGTCTATTTGCGCTGGCTTATCTGGATGCCTGGCTAATGGAAAAATTAGCGCAGAGTGAATACGCACAAGCATCAAAAGTCTATGCAAAAAGTGTGGAACTATATGACCGAAAAAACCTGAGCCGAGAAACAATCATTGAGCAGCTTAGACTGTCCGGCTATCGACAGGGCAAACACCCTCAACATGCTAGCTTCTGGTCAGATGGTGGACTACTGCATATATCTAATCCCCGCTTTTCATGGTGGGATGGTGAAAAACCCGCCCACCAAGGCACAGTCAGTTTCAATCCATCGGCAAGCGCAATTAAGCGGGTCCAGTCCAGTATTCAAAATGGCTATATACGTATTCTTCCTATTGAAATCGGCCGCTTGGATGCAGACTCGGCGACCGATCGCATTAAACTATCCTTTGAGCAAATTCCTAAACCTTTAATACAGGCTTTGCTTGCTACCGAGGATCGTGGCTTTTATCAGCATATCGGCGTCTCACCCAGCGCGATATTGCGGGCGCTGTATCAGAACCTTAAAGCAGGTCATGTCGTGCAGGGCGGCAGCACCATTACCCAGCAGTTAGCTAAGAATTATTTTTTGACTGATGGACAATTCTATTGGCGAAAAATCATCGAAGCGATAATGGCCTTGTTAATCGAAGTACGCCTGGATAAAGAGGCGATCCTAACAGCTTATGTCAATGAAGTATTTGTCGCACAAGATGGGCCTCGTGCCATCCATGGCTTTGGCTTAGCCAGTCAGTACCTGTTTGGTCAACCGATAAATCAGCTTAATCTCTCACAAGCCGCGCTATTAGTTGCGATGCTAAAAGGCCCCTCTCGCTACAACCCTGTGCGCAACCCAGAACTAGCCATACAACGACGTAATTTAGTGCTGCAATTAATGCAGCAACAAGGATTTATCACAGCTGATGCAGCACAGCTGGCGCAACAGCAAACACTGAAGCTTGCGAATTCTCAGCGCTTTCGTCAATCAGCACCTGCTTATTTAGATTTAGTGAAACGCCAGCTAAAACGTGACTACAGTCAAGAAGACTTATCTAGCCAGGGCTTAAGAATATTTACTCACTTAGATCCAATATGGCAACAACGCGCGCAAACTGCATTATCGAAAGCCGCTGCCAGACTCAACCAGCCAGACGCGGCCAGCGCCTCACCGCAAACGATTAATGGCGCAGTCGTCACTGTAGATTTTCACACAGGTGACGTGTTAGCTGTTGTCGGCGATAGCCAGCCAAGACGGGCGGGCTTTAACCGAGCTTTAGATGCGCGGCGCCAGATTGGCTCATTGATCAAACCTGCGGTCGTAGTACAAGCGCTACAACAGGGTATCAGTTTAAATCAGCTCATCGATGATTCACCGCTTACTATCGCCACGCCGTCAGGCCCTTGGCAGCCAGAAAATTTTGACCAGCGCTTTCACGGTCAAGTTAGCTTGTATCAAGCGTTGGCACAATCCTACAATGTGGCATTCGCTAGACTTGCGAATAAGCTTGGGGTCGCGGGTTTAGCTAAAACCCTACGAGCATTAGGCGTTCAAGGAACAATACCTGAGGTACCCGCGTTAAGCCTCGGCGCTGTCGACCTCAGCCCGATCGATGTTGCACAAATGTACGCCACTATTGCCAGTGATGGATTTTATACGCCACTAAAGTCAATCCATAGCGTGCGGAATAACGATGGCCAGGCGCTGCAGCGGGTGCGCCTAGACCTGCAACAACGATTCAAACCTAGCCTTATGTATCAAACCCAATTTGCTATGCAGGCGGTCATCCATGATGGCACCGCTAAGCGTGTACAACCCATGCTATCAACACGACAGCAATGGGCTGGAAAAACCGGAACCAGCTCGGCTCAGCGGGATAGTTGGTTTGCCGGCTTTAATCGCCAACGCCTCAGCGTGGTCTGGCTGGGCAACGACAGCAATCAAAGTTTAGCGCTGACCGGCAGCACAGGTGCATTACCCATTTGGGCGGAAATCATGCGCCATGATCGGCGTATCGATACAGCAAAACCTGCGCCCAAAGATATTCAGCATTACTGGATAGACCGGTCAAGCGGACTATTAAGCCGTCAAGACTGTGATGACGCTATTTACATGCCTATTTCGCGCGGAAACGAGCCAAAGCAGACGGTTAAGTGTACAATCAAAGGCAAAACAAAGAAAAATTGGTTCCTACAATGGTTTCTATAA